One part of the Esox lucius isolate fEsoLuc1 chromosome 10, fEsoLuc1.pri, whole genome shotgun sequence genome encodes these proteins:
- the LOC105012719 gene encoding metaxin-1 produces MAAPLEMYCWKGDWGLPSVDTDCLTVLAYAKFAGAPLKVYKITNPWRSPTGVLPALKTAEKSIGSLSKPSNIIIHLRKQKYNADYDLSAKEGADTLAFVSLLEEKLLPALIYTQWVDSKNYVDVTRRWYAENIPFPLNFLLPNRIHTQQLERLRLVRGDPTLEPGEQLEKELYHDALECMTLLSQRLGSHKFFFGDSPSSLDAYVFGHLAPLLKIKLPNGKLQQHLNSLDNLRQYCTNILLLYFPSEGKEPPSRKVSVHPEGSDFDSEPHKRRNQILSVLFALGSMLGYAILTGIVSIQQVQAQPALAEPHHVDERGEEDEEE; encoded by the exons ATGGCTGCCCCCTTGGAGATGTACTGTTGGAAAGGCGATTGGGGTTTGCCCTCTGTAGATACAGACTGTCTCACTGTACTG gCCTATGCCAAGTTTGCAGGTGCTCCACTCAAAGTGTACAAGATCACCAACCCCTGGAGAAGCCCAACAG GTGTGTTGCCAGCACTGAAGACTGCGGAGAAAAGCATTGGTAGTCTTTCCAAACCCAGTAATATCATCATCCATCTCAGAAAACAG AAATACAATGCAGATTATGACCTCTCAGCCAAGGAAGGAGCGGACACTCTGGCTTTTGTGTCACTACTGGAGGAGAAACTACTACCCGCATTG ATCTACACCCAGTGGGTGGACTCGAAAAACTATGTTGACGTGACGCGGCGCTGGTATGCTGAGAACATCCCTTTCCCGCTCAACTTCCTGCTGCCCAATCGAATACACACCCAGCAGCTGGAGAGACTGAGGCTGGTCAGAGGAGACCCCACACTGGAGCCTGGGGAGCAGCTGGAGAAGGAG CTGTACCATGACGCGTTGGAGTGCATGACCTTGCTCTCGCAACGCCTGGGCTCACACAAGTTCTTCTTCGGGGACTC CCCATCGTCTTTGGATGCATATGTGTTCGGTCACCTCGCCCCCCTGCTGAAGATAAAGCTTCCTAATGGAAAACTCCAACAACACCTCAACTCCCTGGACAACCTACGGCAGTACTGCACTAACATCCTGCTTCTTTACTTCCCCTCAGAGGGCAAAG AGCCTCCCAGTCGCAAGGTGTCAGTCCATCCAGAGGGTAGTGACTTTGACAGTGAGCCTCATAAACGACGTAACCAAATCCTGTCTGTTCTGTTCGCTCTGGGATCCATGCTGGGTTACGCCATTCTGACCGGGATCGTTAGCATCCAACAGGTTCAGGCACAGCCAGCATTAGCCGAACCTCACCATGTAGACGAGAGAGGCGAGGAAGACGAAGAGGAATGA